Proteins found in one Arachis stenosperma cultivar V10309 chromosome 8, arast.V10309.gnm1.PFL2, whole genome shotgun sequence genomic segment:
- the LOC130945769 gene encoding probable fatty acyl-CoA reductase 4 gives MQLKDKCGEKFSSFLADKVAAVAGDVSLHNFGIKDQILIEEMLDAIDIIVHTAGTTTLDERFDVAMDINTMGAYNAINFAKMCHRIEVFLHVSTAYVCGGAKGLISEEPFRLGQTLKSSSELDINLEKQLIEEKLSELQAQNANEETITSIMKEFGAIRANMYGWQNTHTFTKAMGEMLVMNMKGNIPLIISRPTAVIGTHSEPFPGWIEGVRTIDFVFVEYFKGAITSFVGDPNKTMDMVPADMVINSMIIALLVHSKCNLSNNFICYHIGTSLRNPIKFSDIQEITYLYVTSNPWLRNYKKSGALFEKMVFNPRITEDHEFHQTKDSRLKRTMNLYRPYGLFEGIFDDENTEKLRIAIKGVGNMDKEYNFDPKSIDWKDYLMNVHFPGLIKYTMQPKM, from the exons ATGCAATTAAAGGATAAGTGTGGTGAAAAATTCAGCTCTTTTTTAGCCGACAAAGTGGCGGCAGTTGCAGGTGATGTTTCTCTTCACAATTTCGGAATCAAAGACCAAATCCTCATTGAAGAGATGTTGGATGCGATTGATATTATAGTGCACACTGCCGGAACTACTACACTTGATGAAAG ATTTGATGTTGCAATGGATATAAATACAATGGGAGCTTATAACGCTATAAACTTTGCTAAAATGTGTCATAGAATAGAAGTTTTTCTTCACGTATCAACCG CTTATGTTTGTGGAGGAGCAAAAGGATTAATATCTGAGGAACCATTTCGCCTGGGCCAAACACTTAAAAGCTCATCAGAATTGGACATCAACTTAGAAAAGCAGTTGATTGAGGAAAAACTTAGTGAACTCCAAGCACAAAATGCTAATGAAGAAACAATCACCTCAATAATGAAAGAATTTGGAGCAATAAG GGCAAATATGTATGGATGGCAAAACACGCATACATTTACAAAAGCCATGGGAGAAATGCTTGTGATGAACATGAAGGGAAATATACCATTGATCATCTCACGTCCTACTGCTGTCATCGGCACTCATTCAGAACCTTTCCCGGGTTGGATTGAAGGTGTTAG AACTATAGACTTTGTGTTCGTTGAGTATTTCAAAGGAGCAATAACTAGTTTTGTTGGTGATCCAAATAAAACTATGGACATG GTACCAGCAGACATGGTGATAAACTCAATGATCATAGCGCTGTTGGTTCATTCTAAGTGTAATCTTTCCAACAATTTCATCTGCTACCATATTGGTACTTCCCTAAGAAATCCAATTAAATTTTCGGATATTCAAGAAATAACGTATCTTTATGTTACAAGCAATCCCTGGCTAAGAAATTATAAAAAGTCAGGGGCTTTGTTTGAAAAAATGGTATTCAACCCAAGAATTACTGAAGATCATGAATTTCACCAAACCAAG GATTCAAGGTTGAAGAGGACAATGAATCTTTATAGGCCTTATGGTCTCTTCGAGGGCAT TTTTGATGATGAGAACACAGAGAAGTTGCGAATAGCAATAAAAGGAGTTGGCAATATGGATAAGGAATATAACTTTGATCCTAAGAGCATTGATTGGAAGGACTACTTGATGAATGTTCATTTCCCAGGTCTAATTAAGTATACTATGCAACCAAAGATGTAA
- the LOC130946959 gene encoding probable fatty acyl-CoA reductase 4, with translation MELKSVLHFLEDKTILVTGATGFLAKVFVEKILRCQPNIKKLYLLLRATDTESVSHRLHHEVFGKKLFKIQRDKWGEKFSSFLSEKVVTVAGDVSLHNFGIKDQILIEEMLEEIDIIVHSAATTRLDERFDVAMDTNTMGAYNAINFAKMCHKIEIFLHVSTAYVCGEAKGQIPEKPFRMGQTLKSSSELDINLEKQLIKKKLSELQSQNANQETITSVMKEFGTIRANLHGWPNTYVFTKAMGEMVVTNMKGNIPLIITRPTVIIGTFSEPFPGWIEDVRTIDYVFVEYFKGAITSFVGNPKITADLIPVDMVTNSMIIAMLVHSKNNTSNNLIYHIGTSLRNPIKLSEIQDIMHLYITKNPWLKNYGKSGTLYEKFTFNPNYTDDLEFPQYKGSRLKRIMNMYRPYLHFEGM, from the exons ATGGAGTTGAAAAGTGTATTGCATTTCCTTGAGGACAAGACCATTCTGGTCACTGGTGCCACTGGCTTCCTTGCGAAAG TTTTTGTAGAGAAGATACTAAGGTGCCAaccaaatataaaaaaactttACCTTCTTTTAAGAGCTACCGATACTGAATCTGTCTCTCATCGTTTGCACCATGAG GTCTTTGGGAAGAAATTGTTCAAAATACAAAGAGATAAGTGGGGTGAAAAATTTAGCTCCTTTTTATCCGAGAAAGTGGTGACAGTTGCAGGTGATGTGTCTCTTCACAATTTTGGAATCAAAGACCAAATCCTCATTGAAGAGATGTTGGAAGAGATTGATATTATAGTGCACAGTGCCGCAACTACAAGACTTGATGAAAG ATTTGATGTTGCAATGGATACAAACACAATGGGAGCTTATAATGCGATAAACTTTGCTAAAATGTGTcataaaatagaaatttttcTTCACGTATCTACCG CTTATGTTTGTGGAGAAGCAAAAGGACAAATACCTGAGAAACCATTCCGTATGGGCCAAACGCTAAAAAGCTCTTCAGAATTAGACATCAACTTAGAAAAGCAGTTGATTAAGAAAAAACTGAGTGAACTCCAATCACAAAATGCCAATCAAGAAACAATCACCTCAGTAATGAAAGAATTTGGAACAATAAG GGCCAATTTGCATGGGTGGCCAAATACGTATGTATTTACAAAAGCAATGGGTGAAATGGTTGTGACAAACATGAAGGGAAATATACCGCTGATCATCACACGTCCTACTGTTATAATCGGCACCTTTTCGGAACCTTTTCCGGGTTGGATTGAAGATGTTAG AACTATAGactatgtgtttgttgagtaTTTCAAAGGAGCAATAACCAGTTTTGTTGGTAATCCAAAGATAACTGCAGACCTG ATACCAGTAGACATGGTGACAAACTCAATGATCATAGCGATGTTGGTTCATTCTAAGAATAATACTTCAAACAATTTGATCTACCATATTGGCACTTCGTTAAGAAATCCAATTAAACTTTCAGAAATTCAAGACATAATGCATCTTTATATTACAAAAAATCCATGGCTAAAAAATTATGGAAAGTCCGGGACTTTGTATGAAAAATTTACATTCAACCCCAATTATACGGATGATCTTGAATTTCCCCAATACAAG GGATCAAGGTTGAAGAGGATAATGAACATGTATCGTCCTTATCTTCACTTTGAGGGCATGTAG